A single window of Ferrimonas balearica DSM 9799 DNA harbors:
- a CDS encoding gamma-glutamylcyclotransferase family protein produces MKYFAYGSNMSLRRLQQRVPSARRLAQATLPGHQMRFHKRGRDGSAKCDAFATEPVNAPLFGALFQLDPQHKPQLDLAEGLGVGYRQKIVQVECQQGHWHRAFTYVALQLDPTLQPYHWYLEHVLIGARESGLPPGYLSSLQQVMSVEDPDPLRSQRERSIYRPSELTRVDATRRA; encoded by the coding sequence ATGAAGTACTTTGCCTATGGCTCCAATATGTCGTTGCGGCGCTTGCAGCAACGGGTGCCCAGTGCCCGGCGTCTGGCCCAGGCGACGCTTCCCGGCCACCAGATGCGGTTTCATAAGCGCGGCCGGGATGGCTCAGCCAAGTGCGATGCCTTTGCGACCGAGCCGGTTAACGCCCCCCTGTTTGGCGCCCTGTTCCAGCTGGACCCGCAACACAAACCGCAGTTGGATCTGGCTGAAGGACTGGGCGTGGGATACCGGCAAAAAATCGTTCAGGTAGAGTGTCAGCAGGGGCATTGGCACCGGGCGTTTACCTATGTGGCACTGCAACTGGACCCCACGCTTCAGCCCTATCACTGGTATCTGGAACACGTCCTGATTGGTGCCCGGGAGAGCGGCTTGCCACCGGGCTACCTCTCCAGCCTGCAACAGGTGATGTCGGTGGAGGATCCGGACCCATTGCGAAGCCAGCGGGAGCGGAGCATCTACCGGCCATCGGAACTCACCCGAGTGGACGCAACCCGCCGGGCATGA
- a CDS encoding RDD family protein yields the protein MTTAQDPKDIITPDAFQIHPVLLNRPLASPWRRGIAMLIDLMVVAMVTESDGVLFVILVLATWRLRRRQWKAGTWALYLLYFLLAASLVPPLVSWIKGLGQEPVTEVVSGESHKDLTTAEALMVSGAAMSLVQIELCDDAACVRQHLVPLEKLVPVMSEAERQTWSEEILSQIPAEQREQLGVELRAALNLTAKAAPDRSEPVGSGDEAVPAEPDPVAELEAALAKEKARRAKLSKQVQALEEVGTSPLAWLQGAAKDLGLGFGLAAFYFTVFVAWFDGQTVGKKLTRCRVRQLDGTPISLWDAFGRYGGYSAGIATGLLGFIQVFWDPNRQAIHDKISATVVEDVRPQARLSARKTVKVRTTAQTA from the coding sequence GTGACCACCGCCCAAGATCCCAAGGACATCATCACCCCCGATGCATTCCAGATTCATCCCGTTCTGTTAAACCGCCCTCTGGCGTCGCCGTGGCGCCGGGGCATCGCCATGTTGATCGATCTGATGGTGGTGGCGATGGTGACCGAATCGGATGGTGTCTTGTTTGTGATTCTGGTGCTGGCCACCTGGCGCTTGCGCCGACGGCAATGGAAGGCGGGCACCTGGGCGCTCTACCTGCTCTATTTTCTGCTGGCGGCGTCGTTGGTGCCGCCTCTGGTCAGCTGGATAAAGGGGCTGGGACAGGAGCCCGTCACCGAAGTGGTCAGTGGGGAGAGCCACAAAGACCTGACCACAGCGGAAGCCCTGATGGTCAGTGGTGCTGCGATGTCACTGGTGCAGATTGAACTGTGTGACGATGCGGCCTGCGTGCGTCAACATCTGGTGCCGCTGGAGAAGCTGGTACCGGTGATGTCGGAAGCGGAGCGGCAGACCTGGAGCGAGGAGATTTTGAGCCAGATCCCCGCCGAGCAGCGTGAGCAACTTGGCGTCGAACTGAGAGCCGCCCTGAACCTCACTGCCAAAGCGGCGCCGGATCGGTCCGAGCCGGTCGGGAGTGGGGATGAGGCGGTGCCTGCCGAGCCAGACCCGGTGGCAGAACTGGAAGCGGCGCTGGCCAAAGAGAAGGCGCGTCGGGCCAAGCTGTCGAAACAGGTTCAGGCGCTGGAGGAGGTCGGCACCAGCCCATTGGCGTGGTTGCAGGGCGCGGCCAAAGATCTGGGCCTGGGTTTTGGTCTGGCGGCGTTCTACTTCACCGTATTCGTGGCCTGGTTTGATGGCCAGACGGTGGGGAAAAAGCTGACCCGGTGCCGGGTAAGGCAACTGGATGGTACTCCCATCTCACTGTGGGACGCCTTTGGCCGCTATGGCGGTTACAGTGCGGGCATTGCCACCGGCCTGCTGGGCTTTATCCAGGTGTTCTGGGACCCGAACCGACAGGCGATTCACGACAAGATCTCCGCCACCGTAGTCGAGGATGTCCGGCCCCAGGCACGGCTGAGCGCCCGCAAAACCGTCAAGGTGCGAACCACGGCTCAGACCGCGTAA
- the cysK gene encoding cysteine synthase A produces MAKIYDDNSLSIGNTPLVRLSRVTDGNVLAKIEARNPSFSVKCRLGANMVWDAEKKGLLGPGKEIIEPTSGNTGIALAFVAASRGYPLTLTMPNTMSLERRKLLKALGANLVLTEGAKGMKGAVAKAEEIRDSDPNRYVLLQQFENPANPEIHEKTTGPEVWDDTDGEVDVFVAGVGTGGTLTGVSRYIKLQKGKSILTVAVEPEDSPVISQALCGEELTPGPHKIQGIGAGFIPGNLDLEMVDAAVTVSNDEAIAMAHRLMKEEGILAGISSGAAVAAVNKLIADDPSLKDKTIVVVLPSSAERYLSSALFAGIFTEAENEQ; encoded by the coding sequence ATGGCAAAGATTTACGACGACAACTCCCTCTCCATCGGTAACACTCCGCTGGTGCGCCTGAGCCGCGTCACCGACGGCAACGTATTGGCGAAGATTGAGGCCCGTAACCCCTCCTTCAGCGTAAAGTGCCGCCTCGGTGCCAACATGGTGTGGGATGCTGAGAAGAAAGGCCTGCTGGGCCCGGGCAAAGAGATCATTGAGCCCACCTCCGGCAACACCGGTATTGCTCTGGCCTTTGTCGCCGCCTCCCGCGGCTACCCGCTGACCCTGACCATGCCCAACACCATGAGCCTTGAGCGCCGTAAGCTGCTCAAAGCCCTGGGCGCCAATCTGGTGCTAACCGAAGGCGCCAAAGGGATGAAGGGCGCCGTCGCCAAGGCCGAAGAGATCCGCGACAGCGATCCGAATCGCTACGTTCTGCTGCAGCAGTTTGAAAACCCGGCCAACCCGGAGATCCACGAAAAGACCACCGGCCCCGAAGTGTGGGACGACACCGACGGCGAAGTGGACGTGTTTGTGGCTGGCGTCGGCACCGGCGGCACCCTGACCGGTGTGAGCCGCTACATCAAGCTGCAGAAGGGCAAATCGATCCTGACCGTGGCGGTTGAGCCGGAAGACTCCCCGGTGATCAGCCAGGCCCTGTGCGGCGAAGAGCTGACTCCCGGACCGCACAAAATCCAGGGCATCGGCGCGGGCTTTATCCCCGGCAACCTGGACCTGGAGATGGTGGACGCCGCCGTCACCGTTTCCAATGACGAAGCCATCGCCATGGCACACCGCCTGATGAAGGAAGAGGGCATTCTGGCCGGCATCAGCTCCGGCGCTGCCGTTGCCGCCGTCAACAAGCTGATCGCCGATGACCCGTCGCTGAAGGACAAGACCATCGTGGTGGTGCTGCCCTCCTCCGCCGAACGCTACCTCTCCTCGGCGCTGTTTGCCGGCATCTTTACCGAAGCCGAAAACGAACAGTAA
- a CDS encoding methyl-accepting chemotaxis protein translates to MIALLRRLTISLRLLALLGLAAGGTLVYTYLGLTEQRAQLSNDREHQVIEMADTLAATLQHADMATLPWDTLTKPDAPLWLYRLDGQAVRGEGAPKQAEQWRDRAGNLPLQQALARVKLGNSYDGQFQLDGKTVWLSARPLNGQMLVLSGDDRSVDAQMWVVIKTYAVFLFFLALPLLSLFILLNYSITRPLNDAINAMEAIANGDGDLTRRLDTSGHDEITRFATSFNQFTGKIAEMVRNLQPLSQSVNDSAHRLTTVAGESQATGEQVHSQTQSVASAMTEMLASTEEVARSAQQAADAADGAHKQVGNCRTAVQGTHQLVNSLADDLNQTARTADELAQHSAQVGQILEVIRTIADQTNLLALNAAIEAARAGEHGRGFAVVADEVRALANRTQDSTNEIGAIVDNIQTGVGQVTDAAGSSLNQFQALSAQAQEANDALDAIVQAVVAIQDRNSQIATATEQQSQVSAEVNGNVHTIAELTEAAAKAGQSHLGAADELMAMGGQLKQQLAQFKA, encoded by the coding sequence ATGATCGCGCTGTTACGACGCCTCACCATCTCGCTGCGCCTGTTGGCGCTGCTGGGACTGGCAGCCGGGGGAACCCTGGTTTACACCTACCTTGGCCTGACGGAGCAACGGGCCCAACTCAGTAACGACCGTGAACACCAGGTCATCGAGATGGCCGATACCCTGGCCGCCACCCTGCAACACGCCGATATGGCCACCCTGCCCTGGGACACCCTGACCAAACCCGATGCCCCCTTATGGCTGTACCGCCTGGATGGTCAGGCAGTACGCGGAGAAGGTGCCCCGAAGCAGGCGGAACAGTGGCGTGACCGTGCCGGCAATCTGCCGCTGCAGCAAGCCCTCGCCCGGGTCAAACTGGGCAACAGCTACGATGGTCAATTCCAGCTTGATGGCAAAACGGTATGGCTCAGCGCCCGGCCCCTGAATGGCCAGATGCTGGTGCTGTCCGGCGATGACCGCAGCGTCGACGCACAGATGTGGGTGGTGATCAAAACCTACGCCGTGTTCCTGTTCTTCCTGGCGCTGCCGCTGCTCTCCCTGTTTATTCTTCTCAACTACTCCATCACCCGCCCGCTCAATGACGCCATCAACGCGATGGAAGCGATCGCCAACGGCGACGGTGACCTGACCCGACGCCTCGACACCTCCGGGCACGATGAGATCACCCGCTTCGCCACCAGCTTCAACCAGTTCACCGGCAAGATTGCCGAGATGGTGAGAAACCTGCAGCCACTGTCCCAAAGCGTCAATGACAGCGCCCACCGCCTGACCACCGTGGCGGGTGAATCCCAGGCCACCGGCGAACAGGTGCATAGCCAAACCCAATCCGTCGCCAGCGCCATGACCGAGATGCTGGCCAGCACCGAAGAGGTGGCCCGCTCCGCCCAGCAGGCCGCCGATGCCGCCGACGGTGCCCATAAGCAGGTCGGCAACTGCCGCACCGCCGTCCAGGGCACCCACCAGTTGGTGAACTCCCTGGCGGATGATCTCAACCAAACCGCCCGCACCGCCGACGAGTTGGCCCAGCACAGCGCTCAGGTTGGCCAGATCCTTGAGGTGATCCGCACCATCGCCGATCAAACCAACCTGCTGGCCCTGAACGCGGCCATTGAAGCCGCCCGCGCCGGTGAGCATGGCCGCGGCTTTGCGGTGGTGGCCGACGAAGTGCGGGCCCTGGCCAACCGCACCCAGGACTCCACCAACGAGATTGGCGCCATCGTCGACAACATCCAGACCGGCGTGGGTCAGGTGACCGATGCCGCCGGCAGCTCACTCAATCAGTTCCAGGCACTGTCTGCCCAGGCCCAGGAAGCCAATGACGCGCTCGATGCCATTGTTCAGGCGGTGGTGGCGATCCAGGACCGCAACAGCCAGATTGCCACGGCCACCGAGCAGCAGAGTCAGGTCAGCGCGGAGGTCAACGGCAATGTCCACACCATTGCCGAGTTGACCGAAGCGGCCGCCAAGGCCGGGCAGAGCCATCTGGGCGCCGCCGACGAACTGATGGCCATGGGGGGCCAGCTCAAGCAACAACTGGCTCAGTTCAAGGCCTGA
- a CDS encoding HPr family phosphocarrier protein: MHRKTVTVTAPHGIHTRPAALLVKAAQGYECDILVECGGRRASAKSLFRLQTLALSQGAEVTVSAQGDGAQQAVEAIATLLQELN; this comes from the coding sequence ATGCATCGTAAAACCGTCACCGTAACCGCTCCCCATGGCATCCATACCCGTCCTGCTGCACTGCTGGTAAAAGCCGCGCAGGGGTACGAGTGTGACATTCTGGTGGAGTGTGGCGGCCGCCGGGCCAGCGCCAAGAGTCTGTTCCGGCTGCAAACCCTGGCTTTGAGCCAGGGCGCCGAAGTGACCGTGAGCGCCCAGGGCGACGGTGCACAACAAGCGGTTGAAGCCATCGCCACTCTGCTGCAAGAATTGAACTGA
- the ptsP gene encoding phosphoenolpyruvate--protein phosphotransferase has translation MSKVFTAFAISPGLALGTLYLCRPTHQERSNAPEPDPKRRLTQQLRKECDALAQLAQRPDLSDSQRALLDADRLLLEDPELHQAIFEVIDTGQDADDACLQVFTEYAKQFEQLDDLHLAHRGRDILCLGERLARRLSGLSHGLPEQLDEDSLLVVHDLTAAEFIHLPKQHLCGVVLERGNVDDHLAILLRSAGIPTLVMTDALSRLSELSGLLDADKGQLTLATNDTDLELFAATLAQWQQRRQKHLACLADNAATGDGERVWLGANIGSVEEADKVAQYHLDGIGLLRSEFLYMAEGHWPDEARQLSLYRAIARQLDGAPLIIRTFDFGADKALPGLNLVEANPALGQRAIRLGLAQPERLKTQLAAIVRLAMEYPVKLLLPMISLPEELEGVLAQLEQVKAELAMNPPLPVGIMVETPAAVLMLDAMADKLDFASVGTNDLAQYCYAADRNNANVSPHYPQLSPALIRLLHQLSRQAKALELPLSLCGELASEPRALPLLLAMGLRSFSITPVRSAEIKYQLQQYRQAEGKALLAKALACTHKRELLALLNDCVNR, from the coding sequence GTGTCAAAAGTCTTTACCGCATTTGCCATCAGCCCCGGTCTCGCCCTTGGCACCCTTTACCTGTGCCGCCCCACCCATCAGGAGCGCAGCAACGCGCCCGAGCCCGATCCCAAACGCCGACTCACCCAACAGCTGCGCAAAGAGTGCGACGCCCTGGCGCAACTGGCCCAGCGCCCTGACCTGAGTGACAGCCAGCGCGCCCTGCTGGACGCCGACCGGCTGTTGCTGGAAGACCCGGAGCTGCACCAGGCCATTTTTGAGGTGATCGACACCGGCCAGGACGCCGACGATGCCTGCCTGCAGGTGTTTACCGAATACGCCAAGCAGTTCGAACAACTGGATGATCTGCATCTGGCCCATCGCGGCCGGGATATCCTCTGCCTGGGTGAACGACTGGCCCGGCGCCTCAGTGGTCTGAGCCACGGCCTGCCGGAGCAACTCGATGAGGACAGCCTGCTGGTGGTGCATGACCTGACTGCGGCCGAATTTATCCACCTGCCCAAACAGCACCTGTGTGGCGTGGTGCTGGAGCGCGGCAACGTCGATGACCACCTTGCCATCCTGCTGCGCAGTGCCGGCATCCCCACCCTGGTGATGACCGATGCCCTCAGTCGCCTGTCGGAACTGTCCGGCCTGCTGGATGCCGATAAGGGGCAGTTGACCCTGGCCACCAATGACACCGATCTCGAACTGTTTGCCGCCACCCTGGCGCAGTGGCAACAGCGCCGGCAGAAGCATCTGGCCTGCCTGGCGGACAACGCCGCCACCGGCGACGGTGAGCGGGTCTGGCTGGGGGCCAATATCGGTTCGGTCGAAGAGGCCGATAAAGTGGCCCAGTACCACCTCGATGGCATCGGCCTGCTGCGCAGCGAATTTCTCTATATGGCGGAGGGGCACTGGCCCGATGAAGCGCGCCAGCTCAGCCTCTACCGCGCCATCGCCCGTCAGTTGGACGGCGCACCTCTGATCATCCGCACCTTCGATTTTGGTGCCGACAAAGCGTTGCCGGGCTTAAATCTGGTGGAGGCCAATCCGGCCCTGGGCCAACGCGCCATCCGCCTGGGCCTGGCCCAGCCGGAACGCCTGAAAACCCAGCTGGCCGCCATTGTCCGGTTGGCGATGGAGTACCCGGTCAAACTGCTGCTGCCGATGATCAGCCTGCCGGAAGAGTTGGAAGGCGTGTTAGCACAGCTGGAACAGGTGAAAGCGGAGTTGGCGATGAATCCGCCCCTGCCGGTGGGCATTATGGTGGAAACCCCGGCGGCGGTGCTGATGCTCGACGCCATGGCCGACAAGCTGGATTTTGCCAGTGTCGGCACCAATGACCTGGCCCAATACTGCTACGCCGCCGACCGCAACAACGCCAATGTCAGCCCGCACTATCCGCAACTCAGTCCCGCCCTGATCCGCCTGCTGCACCAACTCAGTCGCCAAGCCAAAGCGCTGGAACTGCCGCTCTCCCTGTGTGGGGAACTGGCCTCCGAACCGCGGGCTCTGCCTTTGTTGCTGGCGATGGGATTACGCAGCTTCAGCATCACGCCGGTTCGCAGCGCTGAGATCAAATATCAGCTGCAACAGTATCGTCAGGCAGAGGGCAAAGCGCTGCTGGCCAAGGCCCTGGCCTGCACCCACAAGCGAGAATTGTTGGCACTGTTAAACGATTGTGTGAACAGGTGA
- the crr gene encoding PTS glucose transporter subunit IIA: protein MGFFSRLRRMMANREVPADGVAIMAPVSGRLVPIEQVPDVVFSEKIVGDGLAIDPTGNQVLAPIDGTIGQIFDANHAFSLESPLGLELFVHFGIDTVELRGAGFTRLAEAGQQVSAGDPILEFDLDYLKAHAKSVLTPVVIANMEDVKALEKQDGEVVAGQTPMLRAYL from the coding sequence ATGGGATTTTTCAGTCGACTACGCCGCATGATGGCCAACCGCGAGGTCCCCGCCGATGGGGTCGCCATCATGGCTCCCGTTTCCGGGCGCCTGGTGCCTATTGAGCAGGTACCCGACGTGGTGTTCTCGGAGAAGATCGTCGGTGACGGCCTGGCCATCGATCCCACCGGAAACCAGGTACTGGCCCCCATCGACGGCACCATTGGCCAGATTTTTGATGCCAACCACGCCTTCTCGCTGGAGTCACCGCTGGGGCTGGAGCTGTTTGTTCACTTTGGTATCGATACCGTCGAACTGCGCGGCGCAGGCTTCACCCGGCTGGCCGAAGCGGGTCAGCAGGTCAGCGCCGGAGACCCCATCCTCGAGTTCGATCTGGATTACCTGAAGGCGCACGCCAAAAGCGTGCTGACGCCAGTGGTGATCGCCAATATGGAAGACGTCAAAGCGCTGGAGAAACAGGACGGCGAAGTGGTGGCCGGGCAAACCCCGATGCTGCGCGCCTACCTCTGA
- a CDS encoding DMSO/selenate family reductase complex A subunit, whose protein sequence is MERRDFLKMSAALGAAAAVTGCSPEVAKPVAPLKPTGPETLNWSSCLVNCGSNCPVRVFSRDGIITRIETDFYQKDEYGHHQVRACLRGRSLRQRVYAPDRLKYPMRRVGPRGSGQFERISWEEALDLVAGELGRLRETYGPESTHFTYNSGAGYSFSGKQCLYRLMNLTGGYLGTYGDYSWAQLYKAAHYTWGDANLGWRGSSNSEMKNSDLVLLVGHNPSEIRMSGSGESYDYLNIIQAKQKERAEKGTTFKTIIIDPRYTDSALGKEDQWVPIRPGTDAALMEALAYEFITNGWHNQAFLDKYTVGFDEKTMPEGVGYEESYKAHILGDGPDGLKKTPEWAAPITGIDAATIRQLAKDLASAKAPFIHVAASLSRQAAGENNLRAAHMLPIILGQVGLPGTNNGGLCTGASLFAPSMPTGNNPVQKKISFFTFTQAIQDGKNMTVLKDGVVLPESELDSNGDGKLGTDIKAIINYAGNALINQHAETKKTEQILADTSKCEFILVIDNWMTPSAQFADIVLPDVSWLESEDLVNQAYAAGDTGTLIQMSTAVGPMFECRPVYEMCVELAKRWGVEEQFTEGKTADQWRAEFYAKAQEATPELPNKDVMLKQGIFRKYLPNGSYIVLEDFRKDPEANPLKTPSGKIEIYSSQLAHKAATWVLKDGDVISALPKYVPTWDGYQDLENKQAEFPLQLTGYHTKGRAHSSYHNVPWLREAVEDAVWMNPIDAESRGIKAGDMVIVYNKRGQIEVPAKVTPRIMPGVTALGQGAWYKGFGHKVDKGGCLNTLTSQRTTPLSKGNGQHTNRVEIKKA, encoded by the coding sequence TTGGAACGCCGTGATTTTCTTAAGATGAGCGCCGCCCTCGGCGCCGCCGCAGCCGTCACCGGCTGCAGCCCTGAAGTGGCCAAGCCGGTCGCCCCGCTGAAGCCCACCGGCCCGGAGACTCTGAACTGGAGCTCCTGCCTGGTTAACTGCGGCTCCAACTGCCCGGTTCGCGTGTTCAGCCGCGACGGCATCATCACCCGCATCGAAACCGACTTCTACCAGAAGGACGAATACGGTCATCATCAGGTGCGTGCCTGTCTGCGTGGCCGCTCCCTGCGCCAGCGCGTTTACGCGCCGGACCGTCTCAAGTACCCCATGCGCCGCGTTGGCCCTCGGGGCAGTGGTCAGTTTGAGCGCATCAGCTGGGAAGAAGCTTTGGACCTGGTGGCCGGTGAGCTTGGCCGCCTGCGCGAAACCTATGGCCCTGAGTCCACCCACTTCACCTACAACTCCGGTGCCGGTTACAGCTTCTCCGGTAAGCAGTGTCTGTACCGCCTGATGAACCTGACCGGTGGCTACCTGGGCACCTATGGCGATTACAGCTGGGCACAGCTGTACAAAGCCGCTCACTACACCTGGGGTGACGCCAACCTGGGCTGGCGCGGTTCCTCCAACTCCGAGATGAAAAACTCGGATCTGGTGCTGCTGGTGGGTCACAACCCGTCCGAGATCCGCATGAGCGGCTCCGGTGAGTCCTACGACTACCTGAACATCATCCAGGCCAAGCAGAAAGAGCGCGCCGAGAAAGGCACCACGTTCAAGACCATCATCATCGACCCGCGCTACACCGACTCTGCGCTGGGTAAAGAGGACCAATGGGTTCCGATCCGTCCCGGCACCGACGCCGCGCTGATGGAGGCCCTGGCCTACGAATTCATCACCAATGGCTGGCACAACCAGGCGTTCCTGGACAAGTACACCGTGGGCTTCGACGAGAAGACCATGCCGGAAGGCGTGGGCTACGAAGAGTCCTACAAGGCGCACATCCTGGGCGATGGCCCGGACGGTCTGAAGAAGACCCCGGAGTGGGCTGCACCGATCACCGGTATCGATGCGGCCACCATTCGCCAGCTGGCCAAAGACCTAGCGTCTGCCAAGGCGCCCTTTATCCATGTGGCCGCCTCCCTGAGCCGTCAGGCCGCCGGTGAAAACAACCTGCGTGCCGCGCACATGCTGCCGATTATCCTCGGTCAGGTGGGCCTGCCGGGCACCAACAACGGCGGCCTGTGCACCGGCGCGTCCCTGTTCGCCCCGAGCATGCCCACCGGCAACAACCCGGTGCAGAAGAAGATCTCCTTCTTCACCTTCACCCAGGCCATTCAGGACGGTAAGAACATGACCGTACTGAAAGATGGCGTGGTGCTGCCTGAAAGCGAGCTGGACAGCAACGGTGACGGCAAACTGGGTACCGACATCAAGGCGATCATCAACTACGCCGGTAACGCGCTGATCAACCAGCACGCCGAAACCAAGAAGACCGAACAGATCCTGGCTGACACCAGCAAGTGTGAGTTCATTCTGGTGATCGACAACTGGATGACCCCGTCCGCCCAGTTCGCCGACATCGTGCTGCCGGACGTCAGCTGGCTGGAATCCGAGGACCTGGTGAACCAGGCCTACGCCGCCGGTGACACCGGCACCCTGATCCAGATGAGCACTGCGGTTGGGCCGATGTTTGAGTGCCGTCCGGTGTACGAAATGTGTGTCGAACTGGCCAAGCGCTGGGGCGTTGAAGAGCAGTTCACCGAAGGCAAAACCGCCGACCAGTGGCGCGCAGAGTTCTACGCCAAGGCGCAGGAAGCCACTCCGGAACTGCCTAACAAAGACGTGATGCTGAAGCAGGGCATCTTCCGCAAGTACCTGCCCAACGGCAGCTACATCGTGCTGGAAGACTTCCGTAAAGACCCGGAAGCCAACCCGCTGAAGACGCCGTCCGGCAAGATCGAGATCTACTCCAGTCAGCTGGCCCACAAAGCCGCGACCTGGGTACTGAAAGACGGCGACGTGATCTCCGCACTGCCCAAGTACGTGCCGACCTGGGACGGGTACCAGGACCTGGAAAACAAACAGGCCGAGTTCCCGCTGCAGCTGACCGGTTACCACACCAAAGGCCGCGCCCACTCCAGCTACCACAACGTACCGTGGCTGCGTGAGGCGGTTGAGGATGCGGTATGGATGAACCCCATCGACGCCGAGTCCCGTGGCATCAAGGCTGGCGATATGGTGATTGTGTACAACAAACGCGGCCAGATTGAAGTGCCTGCCAAGGTCACTCCGCGCATCATGCCCGGCGTTACCGCACTGGGCCAGGGCGCCTGGTACAAGGGCTTTGGCCACAAAGTGGACAAAGGTGGCTGTTTGAACACCCTGACGTCACAGCGGACAACCCCGCTGTCCAAGGGCAACGGCCAGCACACTAACCGCGTTGAAATTAAAAAGGCTTGA
- a CDS encoding DMSO/selenate family reductase complex B subunit has protein sequence MQVKQQYGFYVDASKCTGCKTCHVSCKDKNDLPVGVIWRRVYEYGGGDWAPQADGTMKQNVFAYYMSIGCNHCSKPPCVEICPTGAMHKRAKDGIVRVDTEQCIGCEMCAEMCPYDAPQYDKAKGHMTKCDGCFERIDMGLKPICVESCPMRALDFGPMDELKAKYPNAVKPDIAPLPSSDITQPSLIVAPNRHSRPCGSEQGKVLNWAEV, from the coding sequence ATGCAAGTGAAACAGCAGTACGGCTTTTACGTCGATGCCAGCAAATGCACTGGCTGCAAAACCTGTCACGTCAGCTGCAAGGACAAGAACGATCTGCCGGTGGGCGTGATCTGGCGTCGTGTGTACGAATACGGCGGCGGTGACTGGGCGCCCCAGGCGGACGGCACCATGAAGCAGAACGTGTTCGCCTACTACATGTCCATCGGCTGCAACCACTGCAGCAAGCCGCCCTGTGTCGAGATCTGCCCGACCGGTGCCATGCACAAGCGGGCAAAAGATGGCATCGTACGGGTCGATACCGAGCAGTGCATCGGTTGTGAAATGTGTGCCGAGATGTGCCCTTATGACGCGCCTCAGTACGACAAGGCCAAAGGCCACATGACCAAGTGCGACGGCTGTTTTGAGCGCATCGACATGGGCCTCAAGCCGATCTGCGTAGAGTCCTGCCCGATGCGTGCCCTCGACTTCGGTCCGATGGACGAGCTGAAAGCCAAATACCCCAATGCGGTTAAGCCGGACATCGCGCCGCTGCCGAGCAGCGACATCACCCAGCCGAGCCTGATCGTGGCACCCAACCGCCACAGCCGCCCGTGCGGCTCTGAGCAGGGCAAAGTGCTGAACTGGGCGGAAGTCTAA
- a CDS encoding TorD/DmsD family molecular chaperone, with protein MLNQDQLSQYQAQCNVLYHAIYFEPSDVMPDRLRAVDVVHSWPQTGAADARAAGLALLGEALAEDNDTLLPRLKRDFTELFIGPVELKVIPWGSPYLHEKRLLCGPSTQALVQFYQHYGILVTTQLNEPVDHIGLMLSVLSSLLEQEVDKQDGAALEVLRVLLAEHLLPWSPRFCDKLANAAQTPYYRGLALLITSVLEGLKQDLGVQPLSLQLFQ; from the coding sequence ATGCTGAATCAGGACCAGCTGAGCCAATACCAGGCCCAGTGCAACGTGCTCTACCATGCCATCTACTTCGAACCCAGCGACGTCATGCCGGACCGCTTACGCGCCGTCGACGTGGTTCACAGCTGGCCGCAAACCGGTGCCGCCGACGCCCGTGCCGCGGGCCTGGCCCTGCTGGGCGAGGCGCTGGCCGAGGACAACGACACCCTGCTGCCGAGACTGAAGCGGGATTTTACCGAGCTGTTTATTGGCCCGGTGGAGCTTAAGGTGATCCCCTGGGGCAGCCCCTACCTGCACGAAAAGCGTTTGCTGTGCGGGCCATCCACCCAGGCATTGGTTCAGTTTTACCAGCATTACGGCATCCTGGTGACCACCCAGCTTAACGAGCCGGTGGACCATATCGGCCTGATGCTGTCGGTGCTGTCCAGCCTGCTGGAACAGGAGGTCGACAAGCAGGATGGTGCCGCCCTTGAGGTGTTGCGCGTGCTGCTGGCTGAGCACCTGCTGCCCTGGTCTCCCCGTTTTTGCGACAAACTGGCCAACGCGGCCCAAACCCCCTACTACCGGGGTCTGGCCCTGTTGATTACCAGTGTATTGGAAGGACTGAAGCAGGATCTCGGCGTTCAGCCGCTGTCGCTGCAGTTGTTCCAGTAA